In one Melopsittacus undulatus isolate bMelUnd1 chromosome 4, bMelUnd1.mat.Z, whole genome shotgun sequence genomic region, the following are encoded:
- the LOC117436107 gene encoding olfactory receptor 1038-like — protein sequence MGGNQTQIKFILLGITDRPCAQTPLFVLFLLTYIVTLVGNVGIITLVRVSPSLHTPMYFFLTHFAFTDICYSTVISPRMLADLLSEDKTISFTACMMQFFTFAFFGVVECHLLAMMAYDRHVAICQPLLYVTIISSRVCWQLVASSYLFAFLSVIICTWSMFGGSFCGPNHIDHFFCDVVPVLKLMCSDTHSSEMIIFALFTINVVGASMVILLSYISIIRTVLRMCSAQSRDRAFHTCSSHLMVVSIFFGSGFFIYLQPSSSHRSLDKVASIFYTVVTPMLNPFIYSLRNKEVKGALIKCVRRLFNSWQCTRLVSCRT from the coding sequence ATGGGAGGAAATCAAACCCAGATTAAATTCATCCTGTTAGGAATTACAGACAGACCATGTGCACAGACCCCTCTGTTCGTGTTGTTTCTATTGACTTACATTGTCACTTTGGTGGGAAACGTTGGCATTATCACATTGGTTCGggtgtctcccagcctccacacccccatgtacttcttcctcacccatttTGCCTTCACtgacatctgctattccacagtcatctcccccaggatgctggcagacctcttatcagaggacaaaaccatttctttcactgcctgcatgatgcagttcttcacctttgctttctttggtgTTGTTGAGtgtcacctgctggccatgatggcctacgaccggcacgttgccatctgccagcccctgctctatgtgaccatcatctccagccgtgtctgctggcagctggtagcatcaTCCTACCTATTCGCCTTCCTCAGTGTCATCATCTGCACATGGAGTATGTTTGGAGGCTCCTTCTGTGGTCCCAACCAcattgaccacttcttctgtgatgTTGTCCCTGTGCTAAAGCTCAtgtgctctgacacccacagcagtgagatgatCATCTTTGCCTTATTCACCATCAATGTGGTGGGTGCAAGCATGgtcattttgctctcctacatCTCTATCATTCGCACCgtgctgaggatgtgctcagcacagagcagggacagagcttTCCACACCTGCTCCTCCCATTTGATGGTTGTTTCCATATTCTTTGGGTCAGGATTCTTCATTTACTTACAACCCTCTTCTAGCCACAGGAGCCTGGATAAGGTGGCCTCCATCTTTTACACCGTGGTCACTcccatgctcaacccattcatctacagcctgaggaacaaggaggtgaagggaGCTCTGATCAAGTGTGTGAGGAGGTTGTTTAACAGCTGGCAATGTACAAGACTTGTATCATGCAGGACATAA
- the LOC117436109 gene encoding olfactory receptor 1038-like, whose amino-acid sequence MRGNHTQIKFILLGITEKPWAKTPLFVLFLLTYIVTLMGNVGIITLVRVSPSLHTPMYFFLTHFAFTDICYSTVISPRMLADLLSEDKTISFTACMMQFFTFAFFGVVECHLLAMMAYDRHVAICQPLLYVTIISSRVCWQLVASSYLFAFLSAIVYTWCVFGGSFCGPNHIDHYFCDEFPVLKLVCSDTHSSEMIIFAFVTINVVGTSMVILLSYISIIRTVLRMCSAQSRARAFHTCASHLMALSLFFGPAFFMYLQPPSSHRSLDKVASIFYTVVTPMLNPFIYSLRNKEVKGALIKCRSRFFYHWQHRRVLSLHT is encoded by the coding sequence ATGAGAGGAAATCACACACAGATTAAATTCATCCTGTTGGGAATTACAGAGAAACCATGGGCAAAAACTcctctttttgtcttgtttctatTGACTTACATTGTCACTCTGATGGGGAACGTTGGCATTATCACATTGGTTCGggtgtctcccagcctccacacccccatgtacttcttcctcacccatttCGCCTTCACtgacatctgctattccacagtcatctcccccaggatgctggcagacctcttatcagaggacaaaaccatttctttcactgcctgcatgatgcagttcttcacctttgctttctttggtgTTGTTGAGtgtcacctgctggccatgatggcctacgaccggcacgttgccatctgccagcccctgctctatgtgaccatcatctccagccgtgtctgctggcagctggtagcatcaTCCTACCTATTTGCCTTCCTCAGTGCCATCGTCTACAcatggtgtgtgtttggaggTTCCTTCTGTGGTCCCAACCACATTGACCACTATTTTTGTGATGAATTTCCTGTGCTAAAGCTCgtgtgctctgacacccacagcagtgagatgatCATCTTTGCCTTTGTCACCATCAATGTGGTAGGCACAAGCATGGTCATTTTGCTGTCCTACATCTCTATCATTCGCacagtgctgaggatgtgctcagcacagagcagggccagagccttCCACACCTGTGCCTCCCATTTGATGGCTCTTTCCTTGTTCTTTGGGCCAGCATTCTTCATGTACCTGCAACCTCCATCTAGTCACAGGAGCCTGGATAAGGTGGCCTCCATCTTCTACACCGTGGTCAcccccatgctcaacccattcatctacagcctgaggaacaaggaggtgaagggaGCTCTGATCAAGTGCAGGAGCAGGTTCTTCTACCACTGGCAACATAGAAGAGTTTTATCATTACACACATGA
- the LOC117436111 gene encoding olfactory receptor 5F1-like → MAWENWTTVTEFVFKGFTDCLDFQVTLFVLFLLIYVTTVIGNLGIIAAVWLDSQLQTPMYFFLGHLSFLDLCYSSVVTPKMLLSLLSERKTISFAGCFLQLYFYAAFVITECYLLAGMAYDRYVAICHPLRYPILMSKKVCFSLLAGSYAVGLFNSAIFTGFALRLSFCGPNVIDHFFCDGPPLSKLACSDTSLNQMLLFAFGGFNKVTTISVILISYGHILFTVLRTGSVLGKAFGTCASHLMVVTIFYGTLIFTYLRPSSSYNLGRDKIVSVFYTMVTPVLNPFIYSLRNKEVKNALKRTVGRMVISLPKG, encoded by the coding sequence ATGGCTTGGGAAAACTGGACTACGGTGACAGAGTTTGTTTTCAAGGGGTTCACAGATTGCCTTGACTTCCAGGTTACCctctttgtgcttttcctgctcATCTATGTCACCACTGTGATAGGAAACCTTGGCATCATTGCTGCAGTCTGGCTTGATTCCCAGCTTCAaacccccatgtacttcttcctcgGCCACTTGTCCTTCTTGGATCTGTGCTACTCCTCTGTGGTGACACCCAAAATGCTGCTGAGCCTCTTGTCTGAAAGGAAGACTATTTCTTTTGCtggctgcttcctgcagctctaTTTCTATGCTGCTTTTGTCATCACAGAGTGCTACCTCCTGGCTGGGATGGCATATGACCGTTATGTTGCCATCTGCCACCCCTTGCGTTACCCCATCCTCATGTCCAAGAAGGTCTGTTTTTCCCTCTTAGCTGGGTCCTATGCAGTTGGGCTTTTTAATTCAGCCATCTTCACAGGCTTTGCATTGAGGTTGTCCTTCTGTGGCCCCAATGTcattgaccacttcttctgCGATGGGCCACCACTCTCAAAGTTGGCTTGCTCTGATACTTCCCTCAATCAAATGTTGCTATTTGCTTTTGGGGGCTTCAATAAGGTCACCACAATATCAGTCATCCTCATCTCCTATGGCCACATCCTCTTCACCGTCCTGAGGacaggctctgtgctgggcaAAGCTTTTGGTACCTGTGCATCGCACCTAATGGTTGTTACCATCTTCTATGGGACCCTCATCTTCACGTACCTACGGCCCAGTTCCAGCTACAACCTGGGCAGGGACAAAATAGTTTCTGTCTTTTACACCATGGTGACCCCAGTGTTGAACCCcttcatctacagcctgaggaacaaggaggtaAAGAATGCTCTGAAGAGAACAGTGGGGAGAATGGTTATTTCCCTGCCAAAGGGGTAA